In Ovis canadensis isolate MfBH-ARS-UI-01 breed Bighorn chromosome 11, ARS-UI_OviCan_v2, whole genome shotgun sequence, one genomic interval encodes:
- the PLD2 gene encoding phospholipase D2 encodes MVRSGADTEFLEVSQLSFIPDLGCKGLEGVIRKRSGGHRVPGLTCCGRDQVCYRWSKRWLVVKDSFLLYMCLETGAISFVQLFDPGFEVQVGKRSTEARYGVRVDTSHRSLILKCSSYRQARWWAQEITELAQGPGRDFIQLHRHDSYAPPRPGTLARWFVNGAGYFAAVADAILRAQEEIFITDWWLSPEIYLKRPAHSDDWRLDVMLKKKAEEGVRVSVLLFKEVELALAINSGYSKRVLMLLHPNIKVMRHPDQVTLWAHHEKLLVVDQVVAFLGGLDLAYGRWDDLHYRLTDLGDSSESAAPQPPTSRSDLPATPDLTHNQLFWLGKDYSNLITKDWVQLDRPFDDFIDRETMPRMPWRDIGVAVHGSPARDLARHFIQRWNFTKTTKAKYKIPMYPYLLPKSTSTANQLPFTLSGGQCATVQVLRSVDRWSAGTLENSILNAYLHTIRESRHFLYIENQFFISCSDGRTVLNKVGDEIVDRILKAHKQGQCFRVYVLLPLLPGFEGDISTGGGNSIQAILHFTYRTLCRGEYSILHRLKAAMGTEWQNYISICGLRTHGELGGHPVSELIYIHSKMLIADDRTVIIGSANINDRSLLGKRDSELAVLIEDTEMETSLMNGVEYQAGRFALSLRKHCFSVILGAAARPHLDLRDPVCDAFFQLWQETAESNANIYEQIFRCLPSNATRSLRALREYVVVEPLATVSPPLARSELTQVQGHLVHFPLKFLEDEYLLPSLGSKEGVMPLEVWT; translated from the exons atggtAAGGTCAGGGGCTGAC ACAGAGTTCCTGGAAGTCAGTCAGCTGTCCTTTATCCCAGACCTTGGATGCAAAGGATT GGAGGGGGTGATCCGGAAGCGCTCAGGTGGCCACCGTGTTCCTGGCCTCACCTGCTGCGGCCGAGACCAAGTTTGTTATCGCTGGTCCAAGCG GTGGCTGGTGGTGAAGGACTCCTTCCTGCTGTACATGTGCCTCGAGACTGGCGCCATCTCCTTTGTTCAGCTCTTCGACCCTGGCTTCGAGGTGCAGGTGGGGAAAAGGAGTACAGAGGCACGGTACGGGGTCCGGGTCGACACCTCTCACAG GTCCTTGATTCTCAAGTGCAGCAGCTACCGGCAGGCACGGTGGTGGGCCCAGGAGATCACCGAGCTGGCCCAAGGCCCAGGCAGAGACTTCATTCAGCTGCACCGGCACGACAGCTACGCTCCTCCTCGGCCTGGGACCCTGGCCCGGTG GTTTGTGAATGGGGCAGGTTACTTTGCTGCTGTGGCAGATGCCATCCTGCGAGCTCAAGAAGAGATTTTCATCACAGACTGGTG GTTGAGTCCTGAGATTTACCTGAAGCGTCCAGCCCATTCAGATGACTGGAGACTGGACGTTATGCTCAAGAAGAAGGCG GAGGAGGGTGTCCGAGTGTCTGTACTGCTGTTCAAGGAAGTGGAGTTGGCCTTGGCCATCAACAGTGGCTACAGCAAGAGGGTACTGATGCTGCTGCACCCCAACATAAAG GTGATGCGCCACCCAGACCAGGTGACACTGTGGGCCCATCATGAGAAGCTCCTGGTGGTAGACCAAGTAGTGGCCTTCCTGGGTGGGCTGGACCTCGCCTATGGCCGCTGGGATGACCTACACTACAGACTGACTGATCTGGGGGATTCCTCTGAGTCAGCTGCCCCCCAG CCTCCCACCTCACGCTCAGACCTTCCAGCTACCCCCGACCTCACTCACAACCAACTCTTCTGGCTGGGCAAGGACTACAGCAATCTGATCACTAAAGATTGGGTGCAGCTGGATCGGCCTTTTGATG ATTTCATTGACAGGGAGACTATGCCACGGATGCCATGGCGGGACATTGGGGTGGCGGTCCACGGCTCACCCGCCCGGGACCTTGCCCGGCACTTCATCCAGCGCTGGAATTTCACCAAG ACTACCAAGGCCAAGTACAAGATACCCATGTACCCCTACCTGCTGCCCAAATCCACCAGCACCGCAAACCAGCTCCCTTTCACGCTTTCCGGAGGGCAGTGCGCCACTGTGCAG GTCTTGCGGTCAGTGGACCGCTGGTCAGCGGGCACCCTGGAGAACTCCATTCTCAATGCTTATCTGCACACCATCAGAGAGAGCCGGCACTTCCTCTACATTGAG AATCAGTTCTTCATTAGCTGCTCAGATGGGCGGACGGTGCTGAACAAGGTGGGCGATGAGATTGTGGACAGAATCCTGAAGGCCCACAA ACAGGGGCAGTGCTTCCGAGTCTACGTGCTTTTGCCCCTCCTCCCTGGATTCGAGGGTGACATCTCCACAGGTGGTGGTAACTCCATCCAGGCCATTCTGCACTTCACTTACAG GACGCTGTGTCGTGGGGAATATTCAATTTTACATCGTCTCAAAGCAGCCA TGGGGACAGAGTGGCAGAACTATATTTCCATCTGTGGGCTACGTACACACGGAGAACTAGGCGGGCACCCAGTCTCGGAGCTCATCTATATCCACAGCAAGATGCTTATTGCAGATGACCGGACAGTCATCATTG GCTCAGCAAACATCAATGACCGGAGCTTGCTGGGGAAGCGGGACAGTGAGCTGGCCGTGCTGATCGAGGACACAGAAATGGAGACATCCCTCATGAACGGTGTGGAGTATCAGGCAGGCAGGTTTGCCTTGAGTCTGCGGAAGCACTGCTTCAG CGTGATTCTAGGGGCTGCTGCTCGGCCACATCTGGATCTCCGGGACCCTGTCTGTGATGCCTTCTTCCAGTTGTGGCAAGAAACAGCTGAGAGCAACGCCAATATCTATGagcag ATTTTCCGATGCCTTCCATCCAATGCCACACGCTCCCTGCGGGCACTTCGGGAGTATGTAGTCGTGGAGCCCTTGGCCACGGTCAGCCCTCCCTTGGCCCGGTCTGAACTCACCCAGGTCCAGGGCCACCTCGTCCACTTCCCCCTCAAGTTCCTGGAGGATGAGTATTTGCTGCCCTCCCTGGGTAGCAAGGAGGGTGTGATGCCCCTAGAAGTGTGGACATAG
- the C11H17orf114 gene encoding uncharacterized protein C17orf114 homolog — protein MGLKGAWCFPWCGCRRPRRTDRGAGLDPAAPPDPDSSPAVAPIATEGGIPSPGSGAYFSRKARLSFRHQLHDVASANDSTI, from the exons ATGGGTCTGAAGGGGGCATGGTGTTTCCCATGGTGTGGGTGCCGGAGACCGCGAAGGACTGACAGAGGAGCAG GCCTGGATCCAGCTGCCCCTCCAGATCCAGACAGCAGCCCGGCTGTAGCCCCGATTGCCACCGAGGGAGGGATACCATCTCCAGGGTCTGGTGCCTACTTCAGCAGGAAGGCCCGGCTCTCCTTCCGCCACCAGCTGCATGATGTAGCGTCAGCCAACGACTCCACCATCTGA
- the PSMB6 gene encoding proteasome subunit beta type-6 isoform X1, with protein MAATLVAAWGTRPAPAWGPEAIAPDWENREVSTGTTIMAVQFDGGVVLGADSRTTTGSYIANRVTDKLTPIHDRIFCCRSGSAADTQAVADAVTYQLGFHSIELNEPPLVHTAASLFKEMCYRYREDLMAGIIIAGWDPQEGGQVYSVPMGGMMVRQPFAIGGSGSSYIYGYVDATYREGMTKEECLQFTANALALAMERDGSSGGVIRLAAIAEPGVERQVLLGDQIPKFTIATLPPL; from the exons ATGGCGGCCACCCTAGTAGCAGCTTGGGGAACCAGGCCGGCACCAGCTTGGGGGCCTGAGGCTATTGCCCCCGACTGGGAGAACCGGGAAGTTTCCACAGGG ACCACTATCATGGCCGTACAATTTGATGGGGGCGTGGTTCTAGGAGCCGACTCCAGAACAACCACTGG GTCGTACATTGCCAATCGAGTGACTGACAAGCTGACCCCTATTCACGACCGTATTTTCTGCTGCCGCTCAGGCTCAGCAGCTGATACCCAAGCAGTAGCTGATGCGGTCACTTATCAGCTTGGTTTCCACAG CATTGAGCTGAATGAGCCTCCGCTGGTGCACACAGCGGCCAGTCTCTTTAAGGAGATGTGTTACCGATACCGAGAAGACCTGATGGCAGGAATCATCATTGCCGGCTGGGACCCCCAAGAAGGGGGACAG GTGTACTCGGTGCCCATGGGGGGTATGATGGTACGACAGCCCTTTGCCATCGGGGGCTCTGGGAGCTCTTATATCTATGGCTATGTGGATGCTACCTACCGGGAAGGCATGACCAAGGAAGAATGCCTGCAGTTCACTGCCAATG CTCTCGCTTTGGCAATGGAGCGGGATGGCTCTAGTGGAGGGGTGATCCGCCTGGCAGCCATTGCAGAACCAGGGGTAGAGCGGCAGGTACTTCTGGGAGACCAGATTCCCAAATTCACCATTGCCACTTTACCACCTCTCTGA
- the PSMB6 gene encoding proteasome subunit beta type-6 isoform X2, whose protein sequence is MAATLVAAWGTRPAPAWGPEAIAPDWENREVSTGTTIMAVQFDGGVVLGADSRTTTGSYIANRVTDKLTPIHDRIFCCRSGSAADTQAVADAVTYQLGFHSIELNEPPLVHTAASLFKEMCYRYREDLMAGIIIAGWDPQEGGQVYSVPMGGMMVRQPFAIGGSGSSYIYGYVDATYREGMTKEECLQFTANGENLGSWVCEPKSS, encoded by the exons ATGGCGGCCACCCTAGTAGCAGCTTGGGGAACCAGGCCGGCACCAGCTTGGGGGCCTGAGGCTATTGCCCCCGACTGGGAGAACCGGGAAGTTTCCACAGGG ACCACTATCATGGCCGTACAATTTGATGGGGGCGTGGTTCTAGGAGCCGACTCCAGAACAACCACTGG GTCGTACATTGCCAATCGAGTGACTGACAAGCTGACCCCTATTCACGACCGTATTTTCTGCTGCCGCTCAGGCTCAGCAGCTGATACCCAAGCAGTAGCTGATGCGGTCACTTATCAGCTTGGTTTCCACAG CATTGAGCTGAATGAGCCTCCGCTGGTGCACACAGCGGCCAGTCTCTTTAAGGAGATGTGTTACCGATACCGAGAAGACCTGATGGCAGGAATCATCATTGCCGGCTGGGACCCCCAAGAAGGGGGACAG GTGTACTCGGTGCCCATGGGGGGTATGATGGTACGACAGCCCTTTGCCATCGGGGGCTCTGGGAGCTCTTATATCTATGGCTATGTGGATGCTACCTACCGGGAAGGCATGACCAAGGAAGAATGCCTGCAGTTCACTGCCAATGGTGAGAATTTGGGCTCCTGGGTCTGTGAGCCTAAATCTTCCTAG
- the GLTPD2 gene encoding glycolipid transfer protein domain-containing protein 2: MGVALPGQIPRRWLHSAIPLAVFALLLVYLWARNLRCGSGTQSCIAEGPPPFQVQQQSGPLEGPEWEEPQCLGPQGMLGHMMRSFRASLNTEGDVELSQYLAGWRELIRFLTPLGSIFAFATSEASAKVTALEALVHGPQAAHYTSLGTMVAWERPEIAPPPSAKASGSVTMLLLHRALRWSQLCLHRVATGMLGGPDAGVQCSDAYGTALAPHHTWLVRQAVHLAFLAFPSRGRLLQLMCPGARETEARAALARAAGTLEDVYNRTQGLLAERGLLELAGGRKDGSTPRRRRYSWG; encoded by the exons ATGGGGGTCGCACTGCCGGGGCAGATCCCGCGGCGGTGGCTGCACAGCGCAATTCCTCTTGCTGTCTTCGCGCTACTGCTTGTTTATCTCTGGGCTCGGAACCTTC GCTGCGGATCTGGGACGCagtcctgcattgcagagggGCCGCCACCTTTCCAG GTCCAGCAACAGTCGGGACCCCTGGAGGGCCCGGAATGGGAAGAGCCTCAAtgtctgggcccccaggggatgctGGGCCATATGATGAGGTCGTTCCGCGCCAGTCTGAACACGGAAGGGGACGTGGAATTATCACAGTACCTGGCAGGATGGAGGGAGCTAATCAG GTTCCTAACTCCCCTCGGCTCCATCTTCGCCTTCGCCACAAGCGAGGCCTCCGCCAAAGTGACAGCCCTCGAAGCTCTGGTGCACGGCCCACAAGCCGCGCACTACACGTCCCTGGGGACGATGGTGGCGTGGGAGCGGCCCGAGATCGCTCCACCGCCCTCGGCCAAGGCTTCGGGCTCGGTAACTATGCTCCTGCTGCACCGTGCGCTACGctggtcccagctctgcctccacCGGGTGGCGACCGGGATGCTCGGAGGCCCGGACGCCGGCGTTCAGTGCAGCGATGCTTATGGTACGGCCCTGGCCCCGCATCACACCTGGCTCGTCCGTCAGGCTGTCCACCTCGCATTCCTCGCTTTCCCGAGTCGCGGCCGCTTACTCCAGCTGATGTGTCCcggagccagagagacggaggcGAGGGCCGCGCTGGCCCGGGCCGCGGGCACCCTGGAGGACGTCTACAACCGTACCCAGGGCTTATTGGCTGAGCGCGGCTTGCTGGAGCTGGCTGGCGGAAGGAAGGACGGAAGCACACCGAGGAGGCGTCGGTACAGCTGGGGTTGA
- the VMO1 gene encoding vitelline membrane outer layer protein 1 homolog, translated as MELEAGAKLPLLLLVQATCLGYAGADGYMSVIEVTNGGPWGDWAWPEMCPDGFFASGFSLKVEPPQGIPNDDTALNGIRLHCAGGQADLNAHVVESQSGRWGWWSEPLWCPVGGFLVAFSLRVEAPVTFGDNTAANNVRFLCSDGTELQGPGLTWGDFGDWSELCSKGVCGLQTKIQQPQGLRDDTAINDARFFCCRN; from the exons ATGGAGCTAGAAGCAGGAGCcaagctgccgctgctgctgctggtgcagGCCACTTGCTTGGGGTACGCAGGAGCAGATGGCTACATGTCGGTCATCGAGGTGACCAACGGGGGCCCCTGGGGCGACTGGGCCTGGCCCGAGATGTGTCCTGACGGATTCTTCGCCAGCGGGTTCTCGCTCAAG GTGGAGCCCCCACAAGGCATTCCTAACGACGACACGGCCCTGAATGGGATCCGGCTGCACTGCGCGGGCGGGCAAGCGGATCTCAACGCGCACGTGGTGGAGTCCCAGTCTGGAAG GTGGGGATGGTGGAGTGAGCCGCTGTGGTGTCCCGTCGGCGGCTTCCTGGTGGCTTTCTCGCTTCGCGTGGAGGCACCCGTGACCTTTGGGGACAACACAGCTGCGAACAACGTGCGCTTCCTCTGCTCCGACGGCACGGAGCTGCAGGGGCCGGGCCTGACCTGGGGAGACTTCGGAGACTGGAGTGAGCTTTGCTCTAAAGGCGTATGCGGCTTGCAAACCAAGATCCAGCAGCCTCAAGGCCTCCGCGACGACACCGCCATCAACGACGCACGCTTTTTCTGCTGCCGCAATTGA